GAGGAAGAGCGGTGCCAACAGCACTCCGGTAGACGGGCGGATGCCCGCGGCCAGGGCGAAGACCACCGAGGCGGCGACGAAGTGACGGCGACTGACGCCCATGGTGACGGCGCCGTAGGCCACGGCGACGCTGAGCCCGCCCTCTACCGCGTAGACCAGTGGTAGCTCGCCGTAAAACCACAGCAGCGGGCTGGTGGCGTAGAGCAATCCTGCCAGAAGGCCCCCGGCGAAGGGCGGTGCCGGACCGGAGAGGGGCTCTTGACTCCAGCCACCGCCGAGGGCTGGCTCCCCCAGCACTCCCTGCCCCGGCACCTCCGGCTCCCACCCCAGAAGCCGGGCGGTGAGCAAGACCATCAGCCCGGTGCCCACCATGCCGCCGAGGATGGACAACGCCACCATCCCGTGGAGGGGGGCC
The genomic region above belongs to Acidobacteriota bacterium and contains:
- a CDS encoding DUF2723 domain-containing protein; its protein translation is MTPRSLPRLAWVLAAGAGLLRVPFAAQRLWDHDSVQFALGVEAFDLAAHHPHPPGYPVYIAALKALDWLGVAPLHGMVALSILGGMVGTGLMVLLTARLLGWEPEVPGQGVLGEPALGGGWSQEPLSGPAPPFAGGLLAGLLYATSPLLWFYGELPLVYAVEGGLSVAVAYGAVTMGVSRRHFVAASVVFALAAGIRPSTGVLLAPLFL